The genomic stretch TCTCGTACTCCACCGGCATCGGCAGTGCGGCGGCGAGGTCGTCGAGGAGGCTCGGGGAGTGCCAGCCGGGCAGGTGGGCGGCGTAGCGCAGCCGGCCGGTGCTCGGGTCGAAGGCGCCGGGGGTGCCGATGACCAGGCGGCGGATGTCGTCGCGGGTGAGCCCCGCCGCCTTCACGGCGCCGTCGAGGGCCTGGGTGACCTGCTGGACGACGGGCCGGGCGGGCCGCCGCCCCGGGGTGGGGAGTTCGTACTGCCCGATGGTGCGGCCGGTGATGTCGGCGACCGCGGCGAGGACGCGCTCGGGGGTGACGTCGAGTCCCGCGGCGTGTCCGGCGGCCGGGTTGACCGCGTAGAGCTGGGCGTTCGGGCCAGGTCGGCCCTCGGTGGTCCCGGTGACCAGGACCAGTCCCGCGGCCTCCAGGCGGGCCAGCAGCTGGGAGGCGGTGGGCTTGGACAGGCCGGTGAGGTTGCCGATCCTGGTGCGGGACAGGGGTCCGTGCTCCAGCAGCAGATCCAGGGCGGCGCGGTCGTTCATGGCGCGCAGGACGCGCGGGGTACCCGGCGTACCGGCGGTTCCTGCCATGGGATCTGCACCTGCCTTTCGGGGTGAAGCTTCTCACGCCGCCCTGGGCGCCGGGAGGCGCCGTCGGCAACGCGAGGTGGCACTGTTAGGAAACTTTCCTATCGGTTGACGAGGAAGGTAGGCCCACGAGCGGAGGGCGTCAAGACCCTCGGCAATTCCATGGGGTACGGCAAAGCCCCGCCGGTGTGGTCCGGCGGGGCTTCGGCCTTCTGTTCCAGGCGCCTCGGGGCTACTTCGTCACGCTCGGCGGCGTGAGCGGCGTCGCCGCCTGTGCCTGCGGCGAGGAGGTGTTGGCGTAGGCCGACGGGGCCGCCATGCCCGCGGTCGGGTCGGCCGGGGCCGCCTCCTCCACGGCGAGCGGCAGGCCGCCGACGATCTGGATGCCGGCCGCGTCGAAGGCCTGCTTGATCCGCAGGCGCAGCTCGCGCTCCACGGGCAGCGCCTTGCCCGGCATGGTCTTCGCCGCGACCCGGAACACCATGGAGTCCAGCAGAACGCTGCTCAGGCCGAGGGTCTCGATCGGGCCCCACAGGCGCTCGTTCCAGGGCTCTTCCTTGCTCATCACGTCGGCGACCTCGGCGATGACGCTCTTCACCCGGTCCACGTCCTCGCTCGGGCGGACCGTCACATCGACCCCGGCCGTCGACCAGCCCTGGGAGAGGTTGCCGATCCGCTTGACCTCGCCGTTGCGGACGTACCAGATCTCGCCGTTGTCGCCGCGCAGCTTGGTCACCCGCAGGCCGACCTCGATGACCTCGCCGGAGGCGACGCCCGCGTCGATCGAGTCGCCGACGCCGTACTGGTCCTCCAGGATCATGAAGACGCCGGAGAGGAAGTCCGTGACGAGGTTGCGGGCGCCGAAGCCGATCGCCACACCCGCGACACCGGCCGAGGCCAGCAGCGGGGCGAGGTTGATGTCGAAGGTGCCGAGGATCATCAGGGCCGCGGTGCCCATGATGATGAAGCTGGCCACCGAGCGCAGCACCGAGCCGATCGCCTGCGAGCGCTGGCGCCGCCGCTCCACATTGACCAGCAGACCGCCGATCGCCGTGCCGTCCACCGCCGAGGCCGTGCGGTTCATCCGGTCTATGAGCTTGGTGATCGCCCGCCGCACCACCACCCTCAGCACCGCCGCGATCACCAGGATCAGCAGGACCCGAAGGCCGATGGCGAGCCAGGTCGACCAGTTCTCCTCGACCCAGCCCGCGGCGTGGGTCGCGCTCTCCTGGGCTTCCTTGAGCGACGGGACCGCCGGTGTCGTCTGCGAAGGGGACGGGGACGGCGTGGGACCGGCGGCCAGCAGGGCGGCGGACAAGGACACGGCGGGTACCTCCAGGTGCGGGCTCTGCCTCCCGGTACGGCGGTCAAAGGGCGTCAAGGTCATCAAGGTCACGGAAAGGTCACCGAGGGGGCAGACCCACCACACTAACGGTGCATCGTGTGTGGATCGTTGCAATGTTCGAGGGAGAGACCACGCTCACCTGGGGATGAAGAAAGGTGTGGTCGAAAACACTCTCAGCCCGTTACCTGGACATGGTGGCGCTTTCGCCAGGCCTGAGGGGAGACTGACTACAGATCGTCCCGGCGCGAGCCACGCGCCGCCGACGCCCAAGGAGGCATCCGTGCCGCATGTCCTGGTCCTCAACGCGTCGTACGAGCCACTCGGCGTCGTACCGCTCCGCCGCGCGCTCGTCCTCGTCCTCGAAAACAAGGCCGTATGCCTTGAGGAGTCCGGCGCCTTCATGCACAGCGCAACCGTCACAGTCCCCGCACCAAGCGTGGTCCGGCTCAAGCGATTCGTCCGGGTTCCCTATCGGGGGCCCGTTCCTCTTACCCGTCGTGCGCTGTTCGCGCGGGACGGGGGCCGGTGCATGTACTGCGGTGGCGTCGCAACCAGCGTCGACCACGTCATCCCGCGCAGCCGCGGGGGCAAGCACGTCTGGGACAACGTGGTGGCGTCCTGCCGCCGCTGCAACCACGTGAAGGCCGACCGTCATCTGTTCGAGATCGGCTGGCGGCTGCGGCACAAACCGGCTCCGCCGTCCGGTCTTGCCTGGCGCATCATCGGGACGGGGCATAGGGATCCGCGCTGGTTGCCTTATCTGCAACCGTATGGCGCGGATGATGCCTTGGCCCGGATCGATGGCATTTCTGCCTAGCGATCCGGGTCTTTGTGTTGTTCGGCGGCTGCGGGTGCGTGGGGGCTGGTCGCGCGGTTCCCCGCGCCCCTAAGCCGGAGATTTGCGGGGCCCCCTTATTACGTACGCCGTGACTCCGGCCACGAACAACGCTCCTGCCGTTGCCCATGTGCCCGCGCCGTTTCTCGGCTCCAGTACGTACATCACGCTCGCGTAGCCGAAGAGTGGGAGCCAGCTCAAGCCCGCGCCCAGGATCACCGCCGCGCCCGCCGTCAGGCCTGTGCAGGCCAGGGTGGTGTGGATCATGGCGGGTGGGCCGAAGGTCTCGGGGCCGGTGAGTACGGCCAGGGGGAGCAGGGCCGTCGCCAGGGTGGTGAGGGTCAGGAGGTGGAGCAGGCGGGGGTGCCACCAGGGGCGGGCCGCTGTGCGGTCCAGTTCGTCGGAGGGGGTGTGGAGGCTGGTGCCGATTGCCGCTGCGGCGAGCAGCGGGGTCAGGGCGGCCAGCGGGAACCGACGGTCCGGGTCCAGGGCGTGGGCGGACCACAGGGCCAGGGCCGTGGTGGCGGCCAGGGCGGCCACCGTGGCCGGGAGGGCGCGCGAGCGGGCGTAGAGGGTGAGGCCGGCGGTCGTCACAGGGTCGGCACTCCCTTCGGGTCGCAGCGGTCGGTCGTCGCGAAGTACTCCGACAGCCAGGTGCGGCGTTCCTCGTCGTCCATCGCCAGCAGCTTGGCGCGGGCCTGCTGCCTGGCCTTCAGCTCGGCGCGGTCGGCGGCGCTGCCCTCGGCGTTCAGTTCGTCGAAGTACTCCTCGGCCGGGCTGGGCGCCAGGTAGTGCTCCACGGCCTGGTCCGTGCGGTCGACGACGGGATCCGTGCGGTCGCACCAGGAACGGCCGATCAGCATCATCCCGGCCTCCCAGGCGTACTGCTCGGGGTCGGTGAGCTCGCCGCGCACGACGGACGAGCCGAACGGTGTGAGCATCGGCAACTGGACCTCGTCCGGGCGCGACCGGCCGGGCCGGTCCTCGAACCGCACGGGCAGGTTCTGTACGCCCTCCAGGCGTCCCGTCAGTCCCGACAGGGCCTGGGTGAGCTGCGGCAGCAGGTTCTTGTGGCGGGCGTTGACGCAGATCTGCGGGGCGGTGGAGGTGTCGCAGACCTGGCGCCGGGCGTCCGGGTCGGCGTGGTGCAGGCCGTCGCCGGTCTGCACCATCAGCACACCGGCGGCGGTCGCGACGGCCAGCGGCAGCACGGCCGTCGCGCGGCGGCGGGCGGCCAGCGCGAGGACCGCGGCCGTGGCGAGGCCGACCGTCCAGCCGGCCGCCGCGAGGGGCTGCCACCACACCGGCTCGTCCCGGTGGGAGGTGTCGGCGATCGGGGAGAGGTGGCCGAGGGTGTCCGGGGCGCCGTAGGCCAGGAAGGCGAGGGCGATGTACGCGGCGGCCGCCAGCAGCGGCGCCGTCGGCCGCCAGGGCAGCACCCGGCCCACCACCTGCCCCGCGAGCGCCGCACCGCCCACGACGACCGTGTCCACGAGCGGCACGAGCAGGTACGGGCCGTCACCCGTGGCGCAGTACCAGGTCGCCACCAGCGAGGACGCGGCGGCGACGAGGTGTCCCACGGCCACCCAGACGGCGACCGGGAGGGCCGCGGCCAGGAAGCGGGCGAGCGATCCGCGTACGGCGGTCTCCAGCAGTTCGCCGGTACGACGCCGGCGTTCCCGTCCGCCCTGCCAGCAGCCCGCGGCCAGGGCGAGAGGGATGCCCAGCAGGATCGCCGCGGCGTGGGCCTGGTCCCGGGTCTCCGCCCAGCCGCCCTGCCAGCGCTCCGCCGGTTCGACGAGGGCGACGAGCAGGGTGAGCAGTACGGCGGCACCGGCGAGCGGGGCGAAGCCGCGCGCGAAGTCGGGGCGGAGGGGGTGCGTCGGCCGGTGGGGCTTGTCGGTCCGCTCCGGCCGTTGCGTCAAGAGGGTCATCGGGCCGTCACCTCCGCCATGGGGGACTCGCGGTGGGCGCGCAGGGCCGCGGTGTAGCCGCGCTCGATGGGACTGTCGCCGACGCCGTCAGCCTCTGCGCCGAGGGCGCTCAGGGAGTCGGGGGTGCCTCGGTAGGCGAGGCGGCCCTCGGCGAGGAGGGTGACCTCGGTACAGGCCGCGGTCACGTCCTCCACGAGGTGCGTGGAGACCAGGACCGTGGCCGAGGCGCCGAGTTCGCGCAGCAGCTCGCGGAACTCCACCCGCTGCTCCAGGTCCAGGCCCGCGGTCGGCTCGTCCAGCAGCAGCACGCTCGGGTCGTTGACGATGGCCTGGGCGATGCCGACGCGGCGGATCATGCCGCCCGACAGCGTCCTGATCTTCGTGTCGATCCGGTCGGCGAGCCCGACCCGGGCGACCGCGCGCTCGACGGCGGCCGGGGCGTCGGTGGCGGGCATC from Streptomyces davaonensis JCM 4913 encodes the following:
- a CDS encoding mechanosensitive ion channel family protein, with translation MSLSAALLAAGPTPSPSPSQTTPAVPSLKEAQESATHAAGWVEENWSTWLAIGLRVLLILVIAAVLRVVVRRAITKLIDRMNRTASAVDGTAIGGLLVNVERRRQRSQAIGSVLRSVASFIIMGTAALMILGTFDINLAPLLASAGVAGVAIGFGARNLVTDFLSGVFMILEDQYGVGDSIDAGVASGEVIEVGLRVTKLRGDNGEIWYVRNGEVKRIGNLSQGWSTAGVDVTVRPSEDVDRVKSVIAEVADVMSKEEPWNERLWGPIETLGLSSVLLDSMVFRVAAKTMPGKALPVERELRLRIKQAFDAAGIQIVGGLPLAVEEAAPADPTAGMAAPSAYANTSSPQAQAATPLTPPSVTK
- a CDS encoding HNH endonuclease, coding for MPHVLVLNASYEPLGVVPLRRALVLVLENKAVCLEESGAFMHSATVTVPAPSVVRLKRFVRVPYRGPVPLTRRALFARDGGRCMYCGGVATSVDHVIPRSRGGKHVWDNVVASCRRCNHVKADRHLFEIGWRLRHKPAPPSGLAWRIIGTGHRDPRWLPYLQPYGADDALARIDGISA
- a CDS encoding ABC transporter ATP-binding protein, translating into MTTIQVAGLHVRHRRTVALDSLDLDFGPGVHGLLGPNGAGKTSLIRVLATVAAPNGGRVRMLGEDIGDPGKRAAVRRRLGYLPQEFGYYPGFTVREFVAYLAWLKEMPATDAPAAVERAVARVGLADRIDTKIRTLSGGMIRRVGIAQAIVNDPSVLLLDEPTAGLDLEQRVEFRELLRELGASATVLVSTHLVEDVTAACTEVTLLAEGRLAYRGTPDSLSALGAEADGVGDSPIERGYTAALRAHRESPMAEVTAR